The DNA sequence CGCAGGATTTTATACAGTGACAGTGTCAGATGCAGCGGGTTGTTCGGCCATCTTCAACCGTATTCTGACCGCCACTCCTTTCGTTTTTGATGCCACGGTAACGGGAAGCAATTGTGGAGAAGCAGTAGGTAGTATTGAAGTCTTGTTATCTGAAAACGATTACAGCTTTATTTGGTCAACGGGAGCAACAACCAGTACCATCACTGATTTGAATGACGGTGATTATTCAGTTACCGTTACGAATATTGCTACCGGATGTATCGCAAGCGAGACTTATACGATCAGTAGCGAAGGGCTAATCGTCGCTTACAATATTGATTGCAACCTCGTGGGCAATAGTTACGTAGCGGATATTACCGCAGTGGTGTGGAATAATTCGGATGGGCCTTACACTTTTGCCTGGAGTACGGGTGAAACCCAGGTGAGTTCGCAGTTTTCTTCCATCACCGTTCCTGACAATGCCAACTATAGCATTACCATTACCAGTGCTTCCGGTTGTACGGAGATTATTGAGGGAATGACGGTTAATTGTAGCAATAATAATACTGAACTTTATCTAACGCCAGCTACTAGTAATTTGAATGACGGCGAAAGTATTTGCTTGTCGGTACGTGCCAATCAATTTACGGGTATCAATGGCACGCAATTTACCCTCAGCTGGGATGAGGATTTGCTGACTTACACTGGTATTGGTAACTTTTTGCTGGACGGCCTGACAAGCAGTAATTTTGGTACTGGTCTGTTAGAAGATGGATTACTGACCGTTTCCTGGCTGGCTTCTGATTTGATCAATGGCGTGAGCCTCCCGGATAATAGTGTGCTTTTTGAGCTTTGTTTGCAGGTTAGCAGTACTGCTGCGGCTACGACCAGTGTTATTTTCGCTAATTCTCCTGCCCCTCTGGAGATCACGAATTCCAACAATGAGGTCATTTCTGCTAGCACCACCAGCGCACAATTGATCCTCAATGACCCAGGCACCACGGGCGATCTTACTTTTATCGTAGGTGATGACAATGTGGGTATCGGAGAACAATTTTGTGTTCCCTTACGGGCTAATCATTTTACCAACTTGATTGGCCACCAGTTGACGCTCACCTGGGATCCTGCTGCACTACAATACACTGGAGTACAAGCCTTGAATCTTCCCAATCTGAGCGTAAACAGTTTTGGATCTTTGGCTGAAGCACAAAACGCAGGCCGCTTGCGGATGCTCTGGCGAAATATTAATGTTACAGGTATAAGTCTGGCCAATGAGACGGTGCTGGTAGAGGTCTGCTTTACGGCCCTAGGACCAGAAGGTACTTACCCCATTGATTTCTCTACCGAGGTATTGCCAGTAGAAGCGGTGGATGCCAACTACGAGAATCCTTTGGTTCAAACAGTAGCAGGTACCATTACTATTGGCGAAGGCTTGCAGGACGCAGCCAGCTTGCGCATCGTCAGTGCTGGTGCAGAGCCGGGTGCAACTATCTGTGTACCAGTAGAGGCCGTTCAGTTTTCGGAAATTGTAGGTATGCAGTTTAGCATCAATTGGGATGTGAACCGGTTGATCTTCGACGAATTGCTGGTGCTGGACAATCTTCCTGGACTACAGGAAAACAATTTCAACGTCATAGCAGAAGACGGTATCCTGAATTTGTCCTGGGTAGGGAATCTTGCCGAGCCAGCAACCCTTGTGGAAGGCACCCCGCTTTTTGAATTGTGCTTTACTGCCCAGGCTACAGAAGGCCCTGCTGGCGTGATATTCTCAGGGCAGCCTACCGCAATGGAGTTTATCCGCGACAACAACCTACTGGCTTTTATTCCTATCAATGGAGAAATTACCATCAGTGTCGATGGCCTGGTTTGGCCTGGCGACACCAATGAAGATGGCCTGGCCAATAACCTTGACTTACTGAACATTGGTTTAGGCTTTGGTAGCCAGGGTGCTGCACGTAACCATCCTTCTTTGCAATGGTTGGCCCAATATGCTCCCAACTGGGAAGAAGAAACACCCGCTTCTGGTGTCAATTACCGGCACGCTGATACCAATGGCGATGGCACCATAAATGCCCTGGACACCCTGGCGCTGTCTTTGAACTGGGGACAGGAAACAGGAAACTTTTCGCCTGGTACTGCGGAGAACTTCTTTACTGGCGCACCTTTTTACGTACAAGCCGATACCGTACAGGCTGGAGCTACTGCCCGATTACCTATTGTGTTGGGGGTTCCTGATGAGGAAATAAATGGCGCCTACGGCGTAGCCTTTACGATTCGTTATCCGACAGAAATGATCACCCCTGGCTCTCTTCATATCAATGCGGATGGCTGGTTGGGTGCAGCAGAAGACAATCTCCTGTTGATGTTCCGTGATTATCCCGCACAGGGTAGGGCAGAAGTAGCCATGGTTCGTACCGATGCCCAGGAACAAAGCGGCGGCGGTACCATAGGTGAATTGATCATCATCATGGAAGATGTTATTCTCCGTGGTTTGGTAGATGTAATCGTCCCGATTAGAATTGAAGGAGTGACCTTGATTAATTTCAGTGAACAACAATTACCTACCGCTCCTAAGGAAACCTATACACTCGTAGAAGGGGTGACGGAGACTACCTCACCAGCTTGGGCCAGTAACATTTCCGTGCAACCTAATCCAACTTCCGGGCCACTCAATATCCAGATGGGAGAAGTAGCGGTGGAATACATTCGCCTGACCGATTCAAAAGGAAGACATCTTTTTGAAGAAAAAACACCAGATGGACAGCTTGATTTAAGTGCTCTACCTGCGGGTGTGTACTATCTCCAGTTGCAAACCCAAGAGGGTAGCATCTACGAAAAAGTAGTTAAGCTCTAATTCCAGATTGCTATATACGCTGCTCTCTCTGATACTTATTTAATCCCTCAAAAAATAAATTCATGTTACGAAATATCTTATTTGTTTTTTCCTTGCTGTTTGCGCTTGTTGGCATGGCGCAGCCCTTCACCGTAGCTGGTGTTATTGAAGCCTCCAATGGGGAAGCTATTGGCAGCATGACCATAGCGCTCTTAGCCGCTGATGGCAGTGTTCTCAGTACCCAGTCGGTAGATTGTGATGGCCAGTATACTTTCTCCGGCTTGGAAAGTGGCGTTGATTACAGCCTGCGTTTGGATAAGGAAAATAGCAGCGCCTTCAACGGTGTTTCTACTTTCGACCTGGTCTTGATTTCCAGGCACCTGTTAGACGTACAACCTTTTAGTAATCCCTACAGTGTAGTTGCTGCCGATGTGGATGAATCCGGGGTCATATCTATTACGGATATAATGATTGCTCAGTCTATCGTCTATGCTCAAGTGACGAGCTTTCCTGGTCAGAACTGGTTTTTCTTCAATGAGGGAAACTCCTTGCCTGCCACGGAATTTCCGATTACGCTTACGGCTGATTTATTGGATTTCAACTTCATCGGCGTCAAAAAAGCAGACGTCAATAACTCTGCAAATACTTGTGAATAATTTTATTATCCTCCTAAAAACTCCCAACCTCATGACTAACTATAAATATCTCTTGTTCGTATTTCTTTTCCCAATGGTAGGCTTTGCCCAAAATACCATTAGCGGGGACATTGTATTACCCAACGCTTTGCCAATCTGTAATGTACTGGTAGAATTGCTTGATCAGAACGATCAGGTGATCCGCCAGGATGTCAGTGAAGAAGATGGTACATTTCAATTGTTGAATGTGCCCAATGGAACCGATTACACCCTGCGCTTCTTCAAAGAAGGTTCCTACCTAAATGGTACGTCTACCTTTGATTTGGTCTTGTTGGCAAGAAACATTTTGGGTATAGAACCATTGCCACTTTATGCCCTTTGGGCGGCTGATGTCAATGACACTGGCACAGTGACGACCCTGGATATGGTCTTGATCCGAAAACTGATCCTGCAAATAGACACGACCTTTCCTGCCACATCTTGGGGCTTTGATGAGGCCGACGCTACAAACTGTGACAACCGGATTGAAATTCCTGCCCTAGCAGAGTCTCTCAGTGTTTCGGTCGTAGGCGTAAAACGCGGCGACCTAAACAATAGCAATGCGATGATCTGCCAGTAGCACAATTCTTTTATACAAAAGGCACTGTTGGGTTTCCCGAACAGTGCCTTTTGTGTTTTTAGTAACCATCTATACCGTGCTCTGTAGTGTCGGGTTTTATACCCGACCATATATTCCGTGCTCCGTAGTATTGGGTTTTATACCCGACAAAGGAGCATGGAGCGGAGTAGGAGACAGCCCAGAGTCAAGGCATGGTCCCACAAACGCTTATTTTTTGTACAATTCCTTTCCTGCCTCTTCGTACTTGTCTCCCTCGGCCCATACGGGTACATTAGGGCTATTGGCGATCATTCGGCAGCAGTGTGCGAAGGCCTGGCAATACTTCTTGAGGTAAGCATAGTCGATGCTTGCGGCTTCGTCTGTTACCTGGTGATAGTGCTGAAGGATTTCTGCATCAAATTCTGAAAAACCAGGACTAAAGGTCAGGGCAGGCACCCCCTTACGGGCAAAAGATACATTGTCGGAACGATCAAAAAGACCTTGTTCTGGTGCAGGGTCGGGAATAATTTTCATTCCGAAAGGTGCCACGCCAGCTTCAAGCATCTCATTAGTACCTGTACGGTCCCAGCCAAAGATAGAAACAGCACCAGTGTCGTTATATCCAGCTCCATCAGTGTTAAAATTGAAGATCACTTGATCCAATGGAATCAGCGGATGATCAGCATAGTAAGCACTACCCAATAAGCCTATCTCTTCACCCGTCACGGCGAGCACGATGATGGAGCGCTTGGGCCGCATTTCGGCAAGTGCCCGAGCGGTATTAAGCAGCGCGATGGTACCAAAGGCATTGTCACGTGCACCATTGAAGATGCTATCCGTTTCGGTGTATTGGCCTCCTTGTTTACCAACGCCAACGTGGTCGTAATGTGCGGTGATGAGCAGGTATTCATCCTTTAAGTCGGGGTCAGTACCTTCCAGAACGCCAATGACGTTTTGCGACTGTACCTTGTTGCGGATAAACCCGGTAGAGTTCAATTGTACTTTTAGCTTTTTAGCAGATTGAATGTCCGTAAACGAAAGCGCATCTACTTTATTCAACCACGCATAGGTGATCTTGCTATCCTCTTCCTCTTCTTCCATAATTTGCAAGGATTCTCCACCAAAATAGCCGGCAAACATCTCCCAGGGGAAAGGCAATTGATACAATTCAACCAGGGCTATGGCTCCCCGTTCTTCCGCCAGCTTACGCTTGGCACCCATGGCTCCAACAATGCTGCCAGGGTCTTTTGCACCCGGAGGGCCAGGCAAAACGAATACGACTTTTCCCGTCACATCCAGCCCGGCGTAATCATCATGCTCCGTCGCAGCGTCTACCCATCCGTGACCAGCAAATACCCCTTTGGCTTTAGCATTAACAGCGGGTCCTGAAAGGATGATGAAATCACTTCCAGACTTAAGGCTAGTGCCATTTACAGTCATGGAAGAAGAAATAGGAGGCTGTGTAGCGGCGAAAGGAATACGCTGGAAATGGTCGGTCATGCCAGCAGGTGGCTGGTAACCATAAGCACGCAAGTGGGCTGCAATGTACGCTGCGGCCATGTCATTGCCACGGCTGGCAGTACGACGGCCTTCGAGTGCATCACTCGCAAGAAATTCCATTTGCGTCCGGATATCGTATTCATTGAACGAAAACTCCGGTGCTTTATCGCTCTGTTGAGCCGTACTATAATTGACCAATCCCAGGGTCAAAAGTAGAAAAAGATAATACCGCATAAAATCTTGTTGATATTAATAGATAATTAGGCATTGCCTGTTGTGTTTCGGGCTCGAAGATAGTTATAAGTGTTAAAAATAAGCCCCTACTACCGTGTAGTAAGGGCTTGAAGTATCGCTTTTGCGGTAGAACGACCGCCTAATGCTGTCATTATCGATCGCTTCGCCTACTTTTAGTCAATATTAGGCTGCGGCGTCGTCCGCAGGTAAGGCTTGATTTTGGTGTGTCCTTTGGGGAATTTTGCCGGAATATCAGCATCTGCAATACTGGGTAAAATCACTACGTCCTGCCCTTGCTCCCAATCTACGGGGGTAGCAACACTGTAATTGTCCGTTAATTGTAAAGAATCAATAACCCGCAGAATTTCGTAAAAATTGCGACCGGTACTGGGAGGATAAGTCAAGGTCAACCGGATCTTCTTGTCGGGGTCAATCACAAAAACAGAGCGTACCGTAGCCTTGGCCGTAGCGTTGGGATGGATCATGTCGTACAGCTCCGCCACCTTGCGATCATGATCGGCGATCACCGGGAAGTTCATTTTTACTTCCTGGGTTTCTTCGATATCCTTGATCCATTCGTGGTGATCCGTTAAAGGATCAACGCTCAATGCGATGGGTTTTACACCTCGTTTGGCAAACTCTTCTTTTAGCGCTGCGGTGCGTCCTAGCTCTGTTGTACAAACAGGCGTAAAATCTGCTGGGTGAGAGTAAAATACGACCCAGTGGTCACCTGCCCAGTCGTAAAAATCAATATCTCCTTGAGTGGTTGCTGCTTTAAAGTTGGGAGCACTGTCCCCTAATCGTAATGACATGTTATTATGGTTTTTTGTTGAAAAGATTGTTTTAAAAACTTTCACTGCCAGGTAGTACGAGGTTTTGTTTGAACGCTACCTTCTTACGTAACCTTGGTGATGCGGTTCTATCCGTGAGTGCACCTTGCATAAAATCATGTAACAAGAGACTAATGGCCTTGGTTTCAGTAAGAAAGCCATCATGGCCAAAATTGCTGTTAATGACTTCAAAACGGGCGCCAGGAATATGTTCTGCTAATTCCGACTGTTCCGCCACCGGAAAAAGCAGGTCGCTATCTACACCAATCACCAGTGTGTTGGCTGTTATTTTAGCAAGTGCTTGAGCAATACCTCCACGATTACGCCCTACATTATGGGCATCCATGGCCTTGCTGAGTATCCAGTAGGACTCGGGACTAAATCTTTGCCACAGCTTCTCTCCCTGATACCGCTGGTAGCTGCTAGCACGAAAATCATCAAGCTTATCGTGTTCTGTTTCTGCCTGGCCGTATTCGTAGGTTTGATAGTGACGATAGGATAGCATCGCAATTGCGCGAGCTGTTGCCAGCCCTTTATGCCCACCTTCCTTGGTTCCATCACCAAAAGTAGCATCAGCTTGCAAAGCCATCCTTTGCGCCTCATTGAAGGCGATTCCCCAGGGAGAATGCCGAGCGTTGGTGGCCAATAGGCAAAGATGTTGAAATCGTTGCGGGTAAATTACGGCCCACTCCACCAGTTGTTGGCCACCTAAGGAACCACCAATGCCCAGCTGAATTTGGTCAATTTCTAAATGCCTTGCCAGTAATTCGTGTGCTTTGGCCATGTCTCTGGTCGTAAGCTGGGGAAAAGTCAAGCCATAAGGCTGCCTTCCATTGGGGCGCCAGTCGTCTGGTCCTGTACTCCCGTAACAAGAACCCAGAATGTTGGCACAAACGATGAAATGCCGCTCAGGATCGATGGTTTCTCCCTTGCCTACCAATCCTGGCCACCATCCCATTGGGTTGGTATTGCCCGTAAGGGCGTGACAAACCCACACGACGTTGTCTTTGCTTTTGTTAAGCTGCCCAAAGGTTTGATAACCAATGGTTATCCTGTCTAATTGTTGACCAGATTCCAGCGGAAAAGGATGATCACTATGCAAATACTGCATGAAGAAAAAATGTTGAAAATGAAAGAACTACATAAGAAGACCTATATACCTTGCCTTATGTGGTTCAATTAATTAAGCCGTTACTGGGGTGCCAATTTTAGCGAAAGCTTGTTCAAAATCCGCCTTAATATCTTCAATGTGTTCAATGCCCACACTCACCCGTAGCAGATTGGGTAATACACCGGCTTGGATCTGTGCTTCGGCCGACAACTGCTGGTGCGTGGTAGCCGCAGGCTGGATGATCAGCGTTTTAGCATCTCCAACATTGGCGAGATGACTCACCAATTGAAGACTATCTACAAGCTGAGTCGTTTGTTGTTGACTACCCTTGAGGGTAAAACTCAGCACGCCTCCGAAGCCATTGTGCAAAAAGCGTTGGGCATTTTTGTGGTTAGGGTGGGAGGGGAGCCCCGGGTAATTGACCTGTGCTACCTGCGGGTGTTGCTCTAGCCAGGTGGCCAGGGCCAAAGCATTATCCGCAGTGCGTTGTACGCGCAAACTCAAGGTTTCCAATCCCTGTAACAATAAGAAGGAGTTGAAAGGACTAAGTGCTGGGCCAAAGTCGCGTAATCCTTCTACCCGTGCCCGAATAGCAAAGGCTATATTGCCAAAGGGGCCATCTGCACCAAAAACATCAGAGAAGACCAGGCCGTGATAGCCTTCCGAAGGTTCACTGAATAAGGGGAACTTACCATTGCCCCAGTTGTAGTTGCCACCATCAACAATGACACCACCAATGCTGGTGCCGTGCCCACCAATCCACTTGGTGGCTGACTCCACAACCACATTGGCCCCGTGCTTCAAAGGTTGACAGAGGTAGCCTCCTGCACCAAAAGTATTGTCAACGATCACCGGCAAATCATGCTGTTGAGCAACCTCAATGATCCCCGCAAAATCTGGCACGCTAAAACGCGGATTACTGATACTTTCGAAATAAATAGCCTTGGTGTTTTCGTCGATCAGGCGCTCGTAATCAGCGGGTTCTTCTCCTTTGGTGAATCGTGCTTCAATACCCAGGCGCTTGAAGGCCACCTTGAACTGGTTGTAGGTCCCACCGTAAAGATTGGCAGAAGAAACGAAGTTATCGCCCGCTTGCAGGATATTGGTCAAGGCGATAAACTGTGCCGCCTGTCCAGAACCAACCGCTACTGCGGCAACGCCTCCTTCCAGGGCTGCTACCCGCTTTTCGAAGACATCGGTCGTGGGGTTCATGATACGGGTGTAGATATTGCCGAACTCTTTGAGTGCAAAGAGATTAGCGCCGTGTTCGGAGTCCTTAAAGGTGTAGCTGGTCGTTTGGTAAATAGGCACTGCCCGCGAGCGGGTGGTTCCTTCTACCTCTTCCTGACCAGCGTGTAATTGTAAAGTTTCAAATCTAAGATTGGACATCATTTATTGTTTTTGTGGGTAATGAATAGCATAACTAGCCCGGCATAGCGAAGACAATAGTGCGTATTACCCCTTAGGGTAAACAACTAAAGCCCTCCTGTATGCGCAGGACGGAGTTAACAGCAACAACAACAGCAAGCTGTCATAGCACGCTGTTCAACAATGGAACTGAAAGGAAAAAGTGGAAATGGCACTGTGGCCGAAAAATGATTCATTATATCCCGATTTTATATTTCCCCCCAGCAATACGCTGAGGAGGCGGGATTTGGCACCTTTTGCTCCCTGGGAGGAGCAAGGTTGCCAGGGTTTCATTGAGCCCGATCTCTCAACCCTTCGGTATAAAATCGGATATCCGGAGAAATCCGATCAGGTTGCAAATGTAAAGGGGTAAAATGTAAAAGTCAACTAAATTAGTAGGAATTAATATTTTTTTTCTAAATCAACCTAACTTGCGGGCCAATTGTTCTACCGAAGACCAACTAAAAAGCAAGCATGAAAGTTACCTTAGCAAGACTGGATGATGCCTTCCATATGCAGGCCAGCAACGAAGACGGCCTCACCGTGCACAGCGATGGATCTCCTGAAATCGGTGGTCACAACCTGGCCATGCGTCCTATGCAGATGGTCCTGGCAGCGCTGGGGAGCTGCAGTAGTATCGATGTCATCCATCTCCTCAACAAGCAACGCCAGCCCTTGCGGGACATCAAGATTGAACTCAAGGGAGAACGAGTAGATACGGTTCCCAATGTCTTCAAAGCCATCCACGTCCACTACCAACTCTTTGGCGATCTCGATGAGAACAAGGCAGAACGTGCCTGCCGAATCAGCATGGAGAAATTATGCTCCGTCTCCATGATGCTGAAGGAATCAGTGGATATTACCTGGTCGTATGAGGTTTTGGCGTAAAGCTAAATCATTCGCTGCGTGAGTTCCGAGCATCGGAACGAACACTCCCACGAACCCGAGCATCGGGTGAGTACTACCGCGAGTCCCCTAGGGACGAGCACTATTAACTCCCCAAAGCCATCAACGCCTTTGGCTCCCGGTCGGCCGTCATGGCCATCACGACGGCGGCGGTACAGAATACGGGGCTGGTAATGCAATGGTGCCCACTCCAGGAAGCGTTGCCGTTTTGGATATTGCTGTACAATTCGTTCATCCGGCTGTACCAGGCTTCCCATTCAGCGCCACCCATAGCGGCCAGGGATTCGGAAGTAAGCATGTGACTAAGGAACTCTTCTCCACCGTTGTTGCCAAAACCTCGCTGTACATCCTCGCGGAGTACTTGACGGGCCGCCTGCACATTGGCTACGTAGTCAGCAGCCATGGTAGTTGCTTCGTCTTCAGAAACGCCTTGTTGGCGCAAAGCTTCTATGGCCAATTGGCTGGACAAAGTGTCTGTTTGCTGATTCATTTCACTGAGGGCCTGGCGAGTCATGTTTGCGGAAGAAGCCGTGGCTCTTTGGGTACTGGACAAGGCGTAAAGCGCTACGCCCGCTGAACTTTCGGTACTGACGCTGCCATCAGCATAAACATTGCTACGCTGGTACTGCTGTGAGCGCTGGATGGCATCGCGATTAACGGGCCGTCCTACACGCTCGGCCAGCTCGAGGGCATTGTTGCCCATGGCGGAATTGAGGACGGTGGCCCAACCCCGGTTGTTCCAGCTGCCGTCGGTTTCCTGTGAGGCTTCCAACATGGCGATGCAACGATCTAAGGCTGCGGTCACCCGTTGGTAAACCAAAGGATCGTGAGAGAGATAAGGCGTCAGCCGGGCAAAAAACTGAGCCGCTAGTGCTACGTCTACATTTGCACCCAATTTAGTCTGCGGCTGGGTACCTGTGCGTTCCGTAATATTGAACGACTGATGGTCAGCGGCTTCGGTGGCAGAAATCAAGTATTCCGTAGCGTTGGCCAGGGTAGGGCGGTAGGCTCCTTGCTGCAGAGTAGTGCCGGAGCGGAGGAAAGCCATAGCAACCAGTGCGGTCGTTGCCGGATCAGTAGCTACCTGCTGTGGGTCGCGAACATTTTGTCGGCTGTGCAGTCCTGCTCCCCAGCCGCCATCAGCAGCCTGGTTTTCGGCCAACCAGACCAGGCTTTGCTGGAGATAATCAGGCAGCGGAGCAAAATCCTCATTGGACGGAATACCCCAATCGCGGTCGGCCATTTCGGCAATAACCGTTTCATTAGGCACATAAAAAGAACCTACCCGCACCTGTGCCCAGCCATCATAACGATTGGAGGCGACTACGAGTGCGATAAGGGAACTTATGAAAAAGAGAAAAAATCCGAGAATAAAGAGAGATGATTTACGCATGTTGGAGGGTTATTGGTCATTAAAGATGTAAGTATTCGAGCTAAAATAAGATGTTTCAAGTTACAAAATGATTGGTACAAAGGCAATTATCCTGTTAGACTATTGTACTTTTGTGCCCTCAAATAAGTGTTAAATATGATACAGGCAACTGCAGTGCTGTTGATCCATTGTCCAGATCAAAAAGGGATCGTAGCAGCTGTTACCGATTTTTTGCACAATAATGATGGCAATGTTATCTCGCTAGAGCAACATGTAGACCCCAATCTAGGGCATTTTTTCATGCGGGTAGAATGGGAATTAAGTGGTTTTGCGATCAGTGCAGAAAAGATTGAAGATTATTTTGCGACGCTGGTAGGGAATAAATTCGGCATGGCTTGGCAACTTCATTTTACAGATCGTAAGCCACGAATGGCCATTTTTGTATCCAAAGCCTCGCACTGTTTTTACGATATTTTGCAACGCTATTCTTCGGGCGAATGGCAGGTAGAAATACCGGTGATTATCTCCAATCACGATGCCTTGGGCGCCATTGCCGAGCGTTTTGGGATTGACTTTAAGGTCTTTCCTATCGATAAAGCCAACAAAGCGGAACAGGAATCCTTAGAGAAAAAATTGATCAAAGAGTTAAAGGTTGATTTTATTGTACTTGCGCGCTACATGCAGATCCTGTCGGATGAATTTTGCGCGAGTTTCCCAAATCAAATCATTAATATTCACCATTCTTTCTTACCTGCGTTTAAAGGAGCCAGACCGTATCATTCTGCCTATGAGCGGGGCGTCAAAGTGATTGGCGCCACCAGTCATTATGTAACACCTGACCTTGATGAGGGGCCAATCATCGCCCAGGATGTCACGCATGTGAGCCACCGCGATGATCCTACGGAACTGGTACGGAAGGGGAAAGACATCGAAAAAAGAGTCCTCTCTCAAGCGATTCGTGCCCAGTTGGAACATAAAATTTTGCCTTTTGGCAACAAAACAATAGTGTTTCATTAAAAATCAATATTTTCGACCATTACTTACTTCATAACTGATATCCATGTCTGCACCTCTTAATATTATATTTCTTGCTTCAGAAGGCGTTCCGTTTGTGAAAACAGGTGGTTTAGCGGATGTTGTCGGGGCTTTGCCAAAAGCGCTAAAAGACCTCGGACACCAGGTGCGTATTGTTTTGCCCAAATACAGCAAGATTGATCCCGTTAAATTTGGTCTCCAACGCTTTCAAGATTCAATGGGCGTATGGATGGGAGGAGGTGTTCAAGAGT is a window from the Lewinella sp. LCG006 genome containing:
- the purU gene encoding formyltetrahydrofolate deformylase — encoded protein: MQATAVLLIHCPDQKGIVAAVTDFLHNNDGNVISLEQHVDPNLGHFFMRVEWELSGFAISAEKIEDYFATLVGNKFGMAWQLHFTDRKPRMAIFVSKASHCFYDILQRYSSGEWQVEIPVIISNHDALGAIAERFGIDFKVFPIDKANKAEQESLEKKLIKELKVDFIVLARYMQILSDEFCASFPNQIINIHHSFLPAFKGARPYHSAYERGVKVIGATSHYVTPDLDEGPIIAQDVTHVSHRDDPTELVRKGKDIEKRVLSQAIRAQLEHKILPFGNKTIVFH